The nucleotide window GCCCAAAAGGAGATTGGCACTGGAAGGGGACATTGATGACAATACATGACCAGAAGGCATCCTGCTACCTGTGTGTTAGGAAAAGCATAGATGAGGGAGAGCCACAGGCAGTCTAAATGCTGCCCCTTAGCCACTGTCTTCTGCTGTCCTTATGCTCTGGAGTGGAAACAAAGAgtgcatcttattttttaaagcatctagGCTGCAGAAAGTGAAACTGTATAtgtacttgatttatttttaattgtgaagaAAAGACAAGGTCAGGAGTCCAGATCCAAAGATGATCTTCCAAACTTTCTTTTGTTATAACTTTGCTACTGTACTCTCAAGACTTATCTCCAGAGcaacccaacaacaaaaaaagggcTTTGGGTCCAGTCATTCTTCTAACATGCTCACCATACTTTTCAGCTGCCTGTAGCTGATAAGACTGGAAAGCTAGTGATTGAAAGTaggatagaaaacagaaaagggtCTCCTCTTTTGATGTACCTTATGTCTAACAAAGGTCAAAAGCCATGCCGAGACAGAGCCTCCTCATGAGGCCTCAACATTTTTCTCCAGCCCTAAGGTCTCTGAACTTCTGCTGCTAGGCACTTTATATATGTTACTGTGTTTAACCCTCAACAACATTGCCAGGTAGGTAGTAGCATATCTATTTTATAACTGAGAAAATTAATGTTCAAAGAGATAGAGTGATAGGCATTAAGTAGTGCACATGATGTGATGaccactgagtgttatatgcaactgataaatgattgaacactacatctgaaactaattgaatttgaaaaaaaaaaacaaaaacaaaaattcccaaAGAGATTTAGTGATTTGCCCAAGATGACACAGCTAAAAATGGTAAATCTGGGGTTTATACATAGGTTATTTGACCTCTAGAGCCCGTGCTCCTTCTACTGCACACTAAGCTATATGAAACAGTAGTAGTTTGGGTTCAGTGGCAGAGGAGCTGGTAGTTAGCCCATTAGTTGGTAACCTTGGTCCAGTAGAATTTGTAGTAAAAAACTGAGACTCactggattttctctctctctctctgtgtgtgtgtgtgtgtgtgtgtgtgtgtgtgtggttttacttttttcttaaactgCTGCTGTATTCAAGTTTTGGGAAAGGTAGGTAACAAAGCCAGCTGAGATTGagggtttattttaaaaaataacaaccaaaaaaaataaaaaataaaaaataaaaaaataaaaaacgacAACCAGGACAATCAATGTtcagatttatgtatatatttacaacttGCCTTATTCCAAAAAATGATTTATGGGGCTTTTGTCTAGGATATGCTTTTATGAGATTACAGAAACAATCCAGCCCTCCATACTGTACTCATCAGTGTATTATGCAGGGATTATTGGGCCTCTGAGATTTAGCAGGATCCCTAGTTAGCAGATAGATTCAGTTCCTGTCTTTCAATTAGATTGGGGATATTTTAGGATGCAATGCTTTCATAAACAAAGGTTGAAAGAAATTGTGGTTTGTTGGAAAGAGCACTAGTTTCAGTGTCAAGAAGCCTGGGTTCTAGTGCTTGATTTGCTACTAGTCTACTTTGttatcttggacaagtcacttcaccACTCTGATAATTAATCTTCCTATCTGTAACATGGGAAAATTGGGCTAAATAACCCTTCCAATACTTTCAAAAGGTAGAAGATCACCTTCATCTGTCAGTCCAAACTTATTTTGATTGTTTCCCATCAGGACTTTGTCTTCTATGCTCCCCGGCTGCGGATTAACAAGCGTATATTGGCTCTGTGCATGGGGAACCATGAACTATACATGCGCCGCCGCAAGCCTGACACCATTGAGGTACAGCAGATGAAGGCACAGGCCCGGGAGGAGAAGCACCAGAAACAGATGGAACGGTAGGTTCTGTGGAACTGGagtggaggctggagctggggcaaAGAAGGTTCTCAAAAGTGTCAATATTGATAAGGAAAGACATGAAGCCATcctgggatggggagagagagagagctgtaaAGGGATGACACCTCCTCCATTAAGTTTCAGGcatatcagggaaatacaaatgaaaaccacaatgagataccacctcacaccagtgagaatgagggaaattaacaagacaggaaacaacaaatgttggagaggatgtggagaaaggggaaccctcttgcactgttggtggaatgtgaactggtgcagccactctggaaaactgtgtggaggttcctcaaagagttaaaaatagatctgccctatgacccggcaattgcactgctgggcatttaccccaaagatacagatgcaatgaaacgccgggacacctgcaccccgatgtttatagcagcaatgtccacaatagccaaactgtggaaggagcctcagtgtccagcgaaagatgaatggataaagaagatgtggtctatgtatacaatggaatattactcagccactagaaacgacaaatacccaccatttgcttcgatgtggatggaactggagggtattatgctgagtgaaataagtcaatcagagaaggaccaacattatatggtctcattcatttggggaatataaaaaatagtgacagggaataaaggggaaaggaggaaaatgagtgggaaatatcagaaagggagacagaacgtgagagactcctaactctgggaaacgaactaggggtggtagaaagggaggtgggcggggggtgggggtgactgggtgacgggcactgaggtgggcacttgacaggatgagcactgggtattattctatatgttggcaaattgaacaccgataaaaaataaatttataaaaaaaaaagtctcaggcATCCCCCCTTCCCCAGGAAGCAGGTATTAGAAGCCTAGGATTTCAGAGGCTCACAGGGAGGGGTGTTTCATAGTTCCAGATTTTCTCTGACCCTCATGCCATTGCTCTTCTAGACAGATTCTGAGTTGCTCTGGGCTATCTGACCAGTGTAGTGGCATTAGCAGAAAGCTCTGTGCAAATTTAAACATGGACTCTGTAGGGATTTTTTTAGTGGAATTCAGTAGAACGACCAGAATTTTCCTAATGAAGCCCCTATGCTCTATAATCTCCTTGCTACTGAAAGGCTCAGCAACAGTAACATCAACTTGGGAACTTATTAGAAAGGCAGAATCTGACACCCTACTCCAGACCTACTGATTCAGAATCTGTATCTTAAGATCCTAGCTGATCAGTTCTCCAAAGAAGGAATGCAAATGGCCACAGGCATGTGAAAACATCCTTAGtcgttagggaaatgcaaatcaaaactacagtgaggtaCAGCTTGATAACTCACTAACAtggatataataaataaatacagaaaataatagcTGTTATtaaggacatggagaaattggaactcgtgtaaattgctggtggaaatgtttcagctactatggaaaatagtttgatggtttctcaaaaaagttaaacatagaattactatgTGATCccacaattccactcctaggtagatattcaaaatattttgaaacagtaCATATACACAAGTATTCACAGCAGTGCTATTTATAATAGTCAGAAggtagaaacagcccaaatgtccaacaaatgaatgaataaacattatatagccatacaatggaatattattcagccatcaaaaggaatgaaatactgatatatattacaatgtgaatgaacctctataatattatgctaagttagagaaaccagacacaaaatttcacataccatatgattccatttatatgaaatatccaaaataaataaatctgtaaaggCAGAATGTAGGTTGGTGGTTATTAGGGGCTATGGGAAGGAGAGATAGGAAGAAACTCATGGCTATGCGATTTTGCTTTGcgttgatgaaaatgttttggaactagatagaggtggTGAGTGTACAACATTgcgaatgtactaaatgccaccaaattttttttttgctttctaatgGTTACTATAATGTGAATTTTGCCTcagtaagttatttaaaaaataagatcccaGGTGATTACTATGCACGTTAAGGTTTAGTAGGTACTCTGTCATAAAGAGTTTGGAGCCTTGGGAGGCTTCTAATCTAGTAGGCTAGAAAAAGAGTCCTTGTTTGAGAGGTTAGACACCAGACttcttatttattcagaaaaaaattactgagattGAGGGCAGCTTACAGAGCTGGATCTGGCAGGATCTTTCTACCATCAAGGACCTCACAATCTGGTAGGAGAAAGAGGAACAATATATACATACTGTTCAAGGTATAAATgctgtgtcatttttctttttatttatttatttatttttttatttatttttattttttattttttatttatttattttatttatttatttatttatttatttatttatttttgctgtgtcatttttcaatcaaatatttattgagcagtgaaaaataaaacagacaaaaatctctatCCTCAGGAAGCTGACATTTTAgtgggaagaagcagaaaaaataagcaaataatagaTATATATGAGATGGTAAGAAgtgctgtggagaaaaataataaagaggagggatggggagaaggaTAGGCCAAATATTCTAAGGGCACAGATAAAGAAAGATACCTAGGCTAGGGTGAGAAAGCAACTTCCTGGAAGAAGTTTTGGGGGCAAGAAAAAGTGAATACTTGTTCTAGATTTGCAACAAattctgggaagaaaaagagCTTAGAGCTGGGCTTCAGAGGGCCTGCAGAATTAGGCCTAAGGACTGATACCCTAGCCATAGAGATCAGTGGACTTGAAGCAAAGTATCCCAGCACAAAGTCAAAACCTGACTCCCTATAACTATGAGGTAGACAGGGCAGGACTCATTAggtcattttacagatagaggTACTGAGAACAAGAGCAAAGAAATGATATAGCTAGGGTCATCCACTTGTTAGTAGTAGAGAGTAGAGTAGTAGAGCTGGGAGTCCAGGTTGGATCTCGTGACTCTGGGACAAACTGACAGGGTATACTGATGCACATGGGACTATGATGTGAGAACAGGATGTAGAGATAAGGGAATGTGGTCCCAACTCACAAACTCTAAGTGCATTGGATGGGTATGAGCTGAGGATCCAGGGCCAGGGAGCCTTAGGACCTTTTCATGTGACTTattccatcctttcttttttcttagtgcTTTGCTGGAAAATGAGAAGAAGAAACGTGAGATggcagaaaaggagaaggagaagattgAACGGGAAAAGGAGGAACTGATGGAGAGGCTGAAGCAGATTGAGGAACAGACTAAGAAGGCTCAGCATGGTGAGGCTTAGAGTCAGTCACCTTGGATACTTGGTTTTCCAAGAACCTCACTCTACAAGTTGGAGGCCCTTCTGCCTGAGCTGCAGACTCAGGCTATATAATCCATATGTGGCTACAGACAGATGAAAGATGGGGCAAGAGGATGAGTGCCCAGAGCTTTCTGCCAGCTGTGCCCTGGGTAAAGCATTTCTAGGAAGGAAACTAGGTGTTCCTTCCATGTCTGTATGTTTCATCATATTTCCCACTTCTTCTCTTTTCAGAACTGGAAGAACAGACCCGCAGGGCTCTAGAGCTCGAACAGGAGCGGAAGCGTGCCCAGAGCGAGGCTGAAAAATTGGCCAAGGAACGTCAAGAAGCTGAAGAGGCCAAAGAAGCCCTGTTGCAGGCCTCCCGAGATCAGAAGAAGACCCAGGAACAGCTGGTAAAACTAATAAATGGGCCAGGATTGTGGTACATGAATTTTCTCCCCTGTCTACCTATTCAGTTACCCCTGCCTGCAGGGCTGGCTTCTTCTAGCAGGATACCAGTCCACAGGCCCACAGCAGTTAACTTATTCAGAAGTAAGCTATAAAGTCACTGGTGTGGCCCAGAAAGGGATGCAAACAGTCTTCCCcaacccttatttttttttctactttcttagcCCTTGGGTATCCAAGCTGATGACCTGACaatggaaagggaagaaggaaaaaaggaaagggactTATATTTAATTGACTACCTACTCTGTGTTACAAGCTATGCTAGcaacttttccttttcccttactTTCTTATTTCCTCTCCCAATAACCCTATGGTATTAAGCTATGTGGGATATTATGCCCAGATTAGGAAATTAGAGCTCAAGAAGGTTTAAGATACTTGTTAAAGATCACACAATGTGGCTGAGTAGGATGAGAGCCCATTTTTGCCTCTCTTTGAAGGCTTTGTTCTCTAAAAGCATATGCAATTATGCATTTTTAGACTATGTGTCTATGTATTTTTCAGGGGAGGAAGGTGAACATCTTTACTTTCATCTTTACTTACTCTTTTGACTCAAAAATTAGAACCTATGTCCAAATTCCTTGATATATGCTCTTCTCCTCTACTGTTTGGAGTCTGAGTGTAGGAACTAAGACCTAATTACCAGGGGGAAGCTTCCTCTAGGAGATATGTCAAAGGTGTGAGGATGTGCATAAGCTTGTCCCTTGTTTAGATTCCCTTGTGACACTACACTGCCTTTCTTATACTTGTCCTGGGAGGAGTCTTAGTGGAGCCCCCTGAGCATTCTAGGAAAACAGGAAAGAGTCTGGCACTTTAGGCAGTGACATGGTGATCTCCATAGCTTTACAGAGGCCCTAAATATGCAGTGGGCAATAgtgcatgtgagagagaaagagagggggagggagggatagagagatgAGGAAGAAATAGATGATGTGTTTGTGTTCAGGTGGTCTGTTGTCTAGGTGCAGATCTGTGACTTATAAGGAAATGTTTTGGAGTTGATGAGAAATAGTAGATCTGGGAATCAGAGTGGTCCAccaggcttcctggagaaggtgtGGTAAAAGGGCTTCCAGGATGGTATGCAAGTGGAACAGCAGTTTCTCCAGGGGAACTGGGGTTGAAGATATCCTGGGTCCTGAGGACCAGAAGGCTCAGATCTCACAACCTTCCAATTTATCCATAGGCCTTGGAAATGGCAGAGTTGACAGCTCGAATCTCCCAGTTGGAGATGGCccgacagaaaaaggaaaatgaggctgTGGAATGGCAGCAGAAGGTGAGACACAATGCCCAGAGGAAAAGCATTATGTGAAAGGGTCCCACATGCATAGGTTTCGATTCCTTAGATTCTTCAGATTTGAGATCCTTactccttccatccttccttgaCAGCAGGTTAGCATGGGAGAAGGAGCCTGAGGCTTTCTCACATACTTCCCAGAATTCTCTAGTGCACCAGGGAAGTTGGTAAATTGCTCCTATTGTACAGATGCAGAAACTAAAGGCAGACAAAATGACTTGGTCTACCTGGTGCCTGCCTCCTGCTGGGCCATTCTATGCACATGTAGGATGCTATAAGTTAGCCTGATCTGACTGCTGGTTCTTTTTGCCCTCTGTTACTGGACAGGCTCAGATGGTACAAGAAGACTTGGAGAAGACCCGTGCTGAGCTGAAGACTGCTATGAGTACACCTCATGTAGCTGAGCCGGCTGAGAATGAGCAAGATGAGCAGGATGAGAATGGAGCAGAAGCCAGTGCTGACCTGCGGGCTGATGCCATGGCCAAGGACCGCAGTGAGGAGGAACGTACCACTGAGGCAGAGAAGAATGAACGTGTGCAGAAGCACCTGAAGGTATCCCAGCAGGGGCAAAGGCTCAAAGATACCATGCAAATTCCCTAGGTCATCATGGGGGTTAGGTTAGCCTGTCTCAATGGAGTATGGGAGTTGGAGCCTTTTTCTAACAAGAGTTTTATGGATAGACGTCCATCACTTATTCATCAGACCTTGGGCTAcctcttacttttgtttttttgccccATGCTCCATTTACCTCTTGTACTCAGAAAATACCCTGACCCAATTTCTAGCTGAATCTTTGATACATTTTTCTACTCTCAGAGAATACTTACCACCAATCAATTGGCCCCCTAAGTTTgtggagattttgttttattcttttccctcaCTGCAGTCCCAACAGAGCTAAAAATGGCCctcaaaaatgtgtgtgttttgtgtagAAAGAGAGGAGTGAAGaagtgcgtgcgtgtgtgtgtgtgtgtgtgtgtgtgtgtgtgtgtgtgtctatgtgtagagagagagagagagagagagagattgaatctGGTTAAATAGGGGGAGGGAAAGCAAGAGCAAGCCATTAACACCTCATACCCCTTGCACTCTCACAGGCCCTTACTTCAGAACTGGCCAATGCCCGTGATGAGTCCAAGAAGACTGCCAATGATATGATCCATGCTGAGAACATGCGACTTGGCCGAGACAAATACAAGACCCTGCGTCAGATCCGGCAGGGCAATACCAAGCAGCGTATTGATGAGTTTGAGTCCATGTAATGCTCACCCAGCCTCTAGGgactcccctcccttctcccttgccCCCACACTCCTGTACTCTTGCTAGCTCACACTGTGCTGAAGCCACTAACTAGAGCAGCCCTGGAGTCATGCTAAGCATTCAGTGCCACTATGGGACCAAACCTAGCCCCTCAGCCCTCACTCACTTCC belongs to Canis lupus familiaris isolate Mischka breed German Shepherd chromosome X, alternate assembly UU_Cfam_GSD_1.0, whole genome shotgun sequence and includes:
- the MSN gene encoding moesin isoform X3; its protein translation is MDAELEFAIQPNTTGKQLFDQVVKTIGLREVWFFGLQYQDTKNFSTWLKLNKKVTAQDVRKESPLLFKFRAKFYPEDVSEELIQDITQRLFFLQVKEGILSDEIYCPPETAVLLASYAVQSKYGDFNKEVHKSGYLAGDKLLPQRVLEQHKLNKDQWEERIQVWHEEHRGMLREDAVLEYLKIAQDLEMYGVNYFSIKNKKGSELWLGVDALGLNIYEQNDRLTPKIGFPWSEIRNISFNDKKFVIKPIDKKAPDFVFYAPRLRINKRILALCMGNHELYMRRRKPDTIEVQQMKAQAREEKHQKQMERALLENEKKKREMAEKEKEKIEREKEELMERLKQIEEQTKKAQHELEEQTRRALELEQERKRAQSEAEKLAKERQEAEEAKEALLQASRDQKKTQEQLALEMAELTARISQLEMARQKKENEAVEWQQKAQMVQEDLEKTRAELKTAMSTPHVAEPAENEQDEQDENGAEASADLRADAMAKDRSEEERTTEAEKNERVQKHLKALTSELANARDESKKTANDMIHAENMRLGRDKYKTLRQIRQGNTKQRIDEFESM
- the MSN gene encoding moesin isoform X2, which gives rise to MPKTINVRVTTMDAELEFAIQPNTTGKQLFDQVVKTIGLREVWFFGLQYQDTKNFSTWLKLNKKVTAQDVRKESPLLFKFRAKFYPEDVSEELIQDITQRLFFLQVKEGILSDEIYCPPETAVLLASYAVQSKYGDFNKEVHKSGYLAGDKLLPQRVLEQHKLNKDQWEERIQVWHEEHRGMLREDAVLEYLKIAQDLEMYGVNYFSIKNKKGSELWLGVDALGLNIYEQNDRLTPKIGFPWSEIRNISFNDKKFVIKPIDKKAPDFVFYAPRLRINKRILALCMGNHELYMRRRKPDTIEVQQMKAQAREEKHQKQMERALLENEKKKREMAEKEKEKIEREKEELMERLKQIEEQTKKAQHELEEQTRRALELEQERKRAQSEAEKLAKERQEAEEAKEALLQASRDQKKTQEQLALEMAELTARISQLEMARQKKENEAVEWQQKAQMVQEDLEKTRAELKTAMSTPHVAEPAENEQDEQDENGAEASADLRADAMAKDRSEEERTTEAEKNERVQKHLKALTSELANARDESKKTANDMIHAENMRLGRDKYKTLRQIRQGNTKQRIDEFESM
- the MSN gene encoding moesin isoform X1 translates to MTMTKMKTIKLWPQTEIPRINVRVTTMDAELEFAIQPNTTGKQLFDQVVKTIGLREVWFFGLQYQDTKNFSTWLKLNKKVTAQDVRKESPLLFKFRAKFYPEDVSEELIQDITQRLFFLQVKEGILSDEIYCPPETAVLLASYAVQSKYGDFNKEVHKSGYLAGDKLLPQRVLEQHKLNKDQWEERIQVWHEEHRGMLREDAVLEYLKIAQDLEMYGVNYFSIKNKKGSELWLGVDALGLNIYEQNDRLTPKIGFPWSEIRNISFNDKKFVIKPIDKKAPDFVFYAPRLRINKRILALCMGNHELYMRRRKPDTIEVQQMKAQAREEKHQKQMERALLENEKKKREMAEKEKEKIEREKEELMERLKQIEEQTKKAQHELEEQTRRALELEQERKRAQSEAEKLAKERQEAEEAKEALLQASRDQKKTQEQLALEMAELTARISQLEMARQKKENEAVEWQQKAQMVQEDLEKTRAELKTAMSTPHVAEPAENEQDEQDENGAEASADLRADAMAKDRSEEERTTEAEKNERVQKHLKALTSELANARDESKKTANDMIHAENMRLGRDKYKTLRQIRQGNTKQRIDEFESM